A genomic segment from Nicotiana sylvestris chromosome 1, ASM39365v2, whole genome shotgun sequence encodes:
- the LOC138876805 gene encoding uncharacterized protein: MNAHADKGMTDSDRTYAGDWIYVKLHPCRQLSLKDYSFQKRSAKFYVPIQITHKVGVVAYTLALLVYSKIHPIFHISQLKRKIGTQLVPPVLPTVHTKHGYVLLAPEAILDRRMTPKNGHVTTQVLVKWLNCP; this comes from the coding sequence ATGAATGCTCATGCAGATAAAGGTATGACTGATAGTGATAGGACATATGCAGGAGATTGGATATATGTCAAATTACATCCTTGCAGACAACTTTCTTTGAAGGACTATTCATTTCAAAAGCGCTCTGCTAAGTTCTATGTCCCTATTCAGATCACTCACAAGGTTGGAGTTGTTGCTTATACCTTAGCCTTGCTGGTTTATTCCAAAATTCATCCAATCTTCCACATTTCCCAACTCAAAAGGAAGATTGGCACTCAACTTGTTCCTCCAGTTCTCCCTACTGTTCATACTAAGCATGGCTATGTTCTACTGGCTCCTGAGGCTATTTTGGATAGACGGATGACCCCTAAAAATGGTCATGTTACTACTCAGGTCCTTGTCAAATGGTTAAACTGCCCCTGA